The Candidatus Thermoplasmatota archaeon nucleotide sequence TCTGGATTTCGTCTATCATGAGGAGAATGCCCTTCTCAGAGCATATCTTCCTGAGCTCCTTCAGGTAGCCAGGTGATGGAATATTGATCCCCGCCTCCCCCTGGATAGGCTCGACCAATATCCCAATGGTCTTCGGGTTGATAGCTTTCTTGAAAGCGGGTATGTCATCATAGGGAATGGTAACGAAACCTGGCGTGAAAGGCCCGAACCCCTTCTTCGAATCAGGGTCGCTGGAGAAGCTGATGATGGTGGTGGTCCTTCCATGGAAGTTGTTCTCACAGACTATGATCTCCCCCTCGCTTTCAGGGATGCCTTTCTTCTGGTGAGCGTACCTCCTCGCAAGCTTTATCGAAGTCTCCACGGCTTCGGCGCCTGTGTTCATTGGCAGCGCCATCTCCATGCCGGATACCTCACACAGCTTCTTCAAGAAAGGTCCCATCCTGTCATTGGAGAAGGCTCTGGAGGTGAGCGAAACTTTCTTCATCTGGTCAATCGCCGCCTTCACTATCCTATCGTTCAGGTGTCCTTGGTTAATCGCGGAGTATGAGCTGAGCATGTCGATGTACTTCTTGCCCTCGACATCCCAGACCCAAACGCCCTTCGCCTTCGAGATGACGACTGGCAACGGGTGGTAGTTGTGGGCACCGTAGGTCTGTTCGAGTTCAATGTAGTCTGTGGCTTTCATGTTGACATCCTTCCGACCGCTCGTTTGATCTCGAGCAGTGACAAGCTCGGAATGTCATCAACTCTTAAAACAATTCTCCGGGACCCCGGGAAGAGTAACGTCTAAGGCTGCCTAGCCATCCTTGTCCAACACCAACAACGCAATCCCAATCAGGAGGCCCCAGAGGAGTATGCTCAAGACGGCAAGCGTCTCAGAGAGCGGGTTTCCGCCCACCGGGAGCATTGCCAGCCCGAACATGAACACCATCAGCGTGACCAAGTATCCGAATCTGCCGAGAGAGTTCGACCGACATAGAGAGTAAGCAACTACCCCGAGGGTGACCAGCATAGTCAAGAAGAACCCGTAGGAGACGACGCCGTGGATGTCCCCGGCATCCTCTGTGAAGATCCCGATGCTGATCAGGAACAGTCCGGCGATCGCCATCAATAGAGTGCAGACTATGGGCGACCGGCCATTTCCCAGGACTGGACTGAGACCAAACACCGCGAAGGGTATGAAAAGTGCTCCAGCTATGATGACTCCTGCATTGAACGCCCACGCCCCATCGCTCACACCAAGGTCGCTCAGGTAGTTCTTGCCAAAAACGTAGCCAGAGTCAAGTGACATCGCGATTGAATAGAGGGCGACGAACGAAATGATAGCCGCCAGGCCACAAACGATGCCAACCTTCTGAGACAAGGGCTTCATCACGTCGGATGATGACATTACATTTGCACAAGCCTTCAGAGCAGACTATCAGGGTCAGAGCCGGAAGTCCTGCTGAGCGGCCTTCACAATACCGTAGACTGGTTTTGGAATGTCTGGCATCGGCTCGGCAACGTCCACCAGGGGCGGCCTCGGAATGTGATATACCTTCTGCGGGAAATCGACATCCTCGGAGAACAGTCTCCCATACGACCACATCATCAGGGAGACGACGGCCACGAAATACGCAGTGACGACCATGAGCGAGAACTGCCACATGTAGGTCCAGCTGAAGACTATCAAGAGGACTGAGAGGACCGCTCCGAATATGAGTCCGGAGACGAGGTCGACGATTGTCTCCTTGTTGCTCGTTCCAACGCCTATGTTGGAATAGTTCACATGCCGGGCAATCTCCGCAATCTCCAAGCGCACCTCGACGAACACGCCACCCGCGAGAACTAGCCCCGCGAGAGCCACGAGCACATGGACGAATGACTGAGTCATCAGAGAGGCGATGCACACTCCGACGAATGCCGCCAAGAGGATCGCCGTCATCCTAGCGCCCTTGAACATAGGCAAGTTCGAAGGCATGACGGCCTTCCCGAGCGTCCTTGAAATCACTGCCCCAGAGAACTGGAGCGACTTCGGGACTAGCTTGGTCAAACCGTTTGCGAACTTCGCCGAGTGCTTCACCAGTGGAGGTGTGATGGCACTCATCACGAAGCAGAAGGTGCCGGCGAAGGGATTCAGCTGAGCGCCCATGGTGGCTCCTTGAACCTTGCTTCCGACGCTGGCGTACAGGATCGACTCGATGCCCCTCCCGCTCATGCTCGTCCCGATGGTCGTCGAAGCCTTGGCTGAGAACCCGAGGAAGTACGATATCGAGGACATCACGAATGCCTCGTAAACCAGCACCAACGGCACTGCAAGTACCACCATCCAGAGCACATTCCCGAACATCGCGGGGTCTATCATCATCCCGAAGGACGTGAAGAATATCGCAACGAAGACGTCCTTGAACGATTCCAGCTTCGACTGAATCCTGGCAGAGACCTTGCTTTCGGCGAGTATCATCCCTATGAAGAAGGCGCCGATGATGGGTGGCACATTCATCACGGCCGCGACGCCAGAGGTCAGGAAGACGATTCCGAGTGCGAACAGTATGAAGAGTTCATCGTTCTCGATCTTGTTGAAGAACTTCACGACTCTCGGTACGGCGTACATCGCTATCCAAACAAAGAACACGTAGAACGCAACGATGCTGATAAGGAGCTGGCCATAGCCCATCGGATTCGCAGAAGGCTGTACGATCATGCCACTTGCGACTGCGAGTATGACCATCGCAATGAAGGTCTCGACGACGACCAAGCCGATGAGGAACTCCACTTCTGGGCTTGACATCCTCTTCAGGTCGAATAGCACCTTCATGGCGATGCTGGTGCTGCTCATCGCGATCACGCCCGCCAGGAATATCGAGTCTATCAGCGGCCATCCTAGGTAAGATGCGAATATGAATCCGACGAAGAGCCCGACACTCGTGTCGATCACGGCCAGTATTATTGCCGGTGTGCGTGTCTTCTTAAGCTTCGTGAACGAGAACTCAAGACCTACGAAGAACATCAACATCACGAGGCCGACGTAGGAAAGCAGCTCGATGATGGTCGTGTCCGTGATCAGGCCATGGTATTCGAACCCAAGTATCTCGAGGCTCATCTTGGGACCGATGAACGCACCTATGATGATGTATCCTATCATGACTGATTGGTTGAGTTTTCCCGCCAGCGTCGCCGCTATGAACGCGAGGAGCATTATCGAGCCAAGCTGGAGGAGCAGTTCAGCCTCGTTCATCATCTTGCCTGCACATCCTTGCGGCTGGAGATGATGCCCTCTGACTCACGAAGAATCAGCCTGCATCCCATCTGGGCCGCTAATTGACCCGGACCGTACTTATAGTTTTTCGACAGGAGAACCGAGCCAGATGTCGGGACGATCTAGTAGCTACGCTACTAGGCGGAAACGGCCGGTGGGAAGAGTATCAAGAGCACGATGTAGACGATGTACAACGAGCCGGAGGCCAACATGACGCGATAGCTGATGCCGTTTTTCCGCCGGATGGAGAAGAACAGCCACGCGGAAGCAGCGAGGGCGATGAGTATGCTTGCGATGTTGATCGGCTCGAGCTTCCACTGGGTGAAGAGAAGTCCGATGCTCAGAGGTATGCTGCTCTGGAAGACCATGGCGCCCGTGATGTTCCCGAACCCAAGGGTATCCTTCTTGCGCAGGTACCAGGAGACGCTGTTGAACTTCTCAGGGAGCTCAGTGGCGATGGGCGCGATGAGGAACGCGAGGATGATGGGAGGCACACCGACTGCCTCGGATACATTCTCGACCTCGTTGACGAACATCTTGGCTCCGATTATGATGCCTAGCAGCGCTGCAGCGACCTGGAGTGCGATAAGGAAGAATCCCAGACGCCCGTGCTCAGGCACCTTGCAGACTCGACACATGTAGAGCGCGGGACAGGAGTTCTCTCCCTCCTCAGTTCCGTCCTTCAAGGTCTTGCGAAGGTAGATGACATATGCCGCCAGGAGTGCTACTGCAAAGCCATAGTTGATGTACCCATTGTCGAAGAAGGTCTGCATGCTCAGAAGGCCGGTGACAAGCGCCACGCAGTACATCACCATGAAGTACTTCATGTCTCGCTCCGCATGATCCTTGCGTAGTACTAAATAGCCCTTCCTTGTGCCCCTCTTGAATCCGATCCAGATGGCGACGCCGCCGACGAACATAGCTAGCGTGCCCAACATGAAAGGTGCGCCCAGAATCGCACCCTGGCCGATTTCCTCGCTCTGCTCAGCCGTGCCTAGGAATATCGCTATCAAGGGGACTATCGTCTCAGGCATCGCCGTCCCGACGGCTGCCAACACGCTCCCGGTGGCCGTCTCTGCGAGACCTAGCTTCATGCCGAGCACTTCGATGCCGTTCGTGAAGATCTCGCAGCTTACAATGATGATGGCCAGTGCAGCTAGCAGCAGCGCAAGAACTTCGAGGTGGACCACGGGTGAAGCACCCGACCAGCCAACAAGCGTGTCCTACTTGAATGATTCCAAAGGACTGCTTTGATGGCATGAAGAAAGAGGCTCCCGCCCATTTGGCCATTGGACAACTGGCCCGAGGCGGGAGAGCCATGCAATGAATATGATCGGACATGCACAGAAAGAACGTCCAGGTTTGCGTGATGAACGAGAAGGATAAGGTGCTGGCTGATGTCCGGTTCCCCTCGAGCTCTGGGGAGATTGACGGGTTCCCAAACTAAGGTCTGGAATCTGCTGGTGAATGCTGCTGGAGGCGAGATGGTGCATCCGGCCCAAGGTCCAGACTGGTTTCCCGGAATCCCAGTCGCTGTATCCCGCCCTATGCTATGCCATCGATCTGAGCGGTTCGGGCAGAGATGGGCATGTTATAACTAGAGGATTGCCAATCTCCATTCCGATTCCAACGAGGGTCAGATGGCAACAGATGCACATTGGCACGCAATCAGTATCGATGATGTGGAGAAGACCCTTATCACCGATGTCGACAACGGCCTGTCTAAGGTTGAGGCTCAAGCTAGGCTCGAGAGGTATGGCCCTAATGTATTGGTGACGGAGAAGAAGGCTTCACCGCTGCGAATACTACTCAAGCAGTTTTCGAATATCTTGATTCTGATCCTAATTGTTGCGACAGCTCTTTCCGCCATGATGGATGAATTGATCGACGCAATTGTGATACTAGTCATAATCGTGTTCGTTGTAGTGCTCGGCTTTCTCCAGGAGTACAGGGCCGAGAGAACTCTTGACGCCCTGAAGAGGATGCTCAGTCAGACATGCACAGTAAGAAGGGAGGGAAGTGATTCTGAACTATCGGTCAGCGAGCTTGTCCCGGGCGACCTCGTGGCCCTGAAAGCAGGCGACAAGGTGCCTGCCGATATGAGAGTCACAATTGCAGTCGACCTGCGCTTAGATGAAGCCTCCTTGACGGGCGAATCGGTTCCCGTTGTCAAGACGCTCGACGTCCTCTCGAGGGACATGCAGGTTGCGGACAGGACAAACATGGTTTTCACCGGGACCACAATCGTGCATGGTCGAGGCAGGGCCTTGGTGGTCGCAACTGGGATGAACACTGAATTCGGCAAGATAGCTGAAGCGCTCAAGAGCGTTGTCAGTGAGAAAACGCCTCTCGAACGGAGGATGAGCGAGATTGGGAGGACCATCAGCGTGTTGGTTCTAGCAATCATCGTGATAGTCGTGTCTGTCGAGCTCGTGGAGGAGTATTTCATATACGGTCATATCGACCCCGCGCTCATCGTCAAGGTTCTGCTATTCGGCATTGCATTGGCAGTCGCCGCGGTCCCTGAGGCGCTCCCCGCGGTCGTGACAGCCAACCTCGCTTTAGGGATGCGTATGATGGCGAAAAACAACGCCCTTATCAGAAAGATGCATGCCGTAGAGACCCTCGGTTGCACGCAAATCATCTGCTCAGACAAGACTGGCACATTGACGAAGGGGGAGATGACCATCAGGCGAGCATATCTCGGTGGGAGTTACTTTGACGTTTCGGGCGCCGGGTACGAGTTGCGTGGAGACGTGTCCATCGATGGGATGCCGCTAGATGATGGCAGTCGCCTCTCGTGTGTGAGATTGGCAATCGCGGCCGCGAGATGCAACGATGCTCGCCTGGAGGAGGTGAATGACAAGGTGGTGGTGAGAGGCGATCCGACCGAGGGCGCGCTGATAGTGTTCGCCGAGAAGCTCGGACTTCGGCGGAACGAGATGAACGATGCATATCGGCGCATCTCGGAGGTGCCGTTCAGCTCAGAGCGGAAGCTCATGACTGTCATCGATTCGACTCCTGAGAACACTCTCTTGGTGAGCATGAAAGGCGCTCCGGAAATGGTGCTTAGATGCTGCACGCGGACATATGCAAGCGGGTCCGAAATCGAGCTGTCCGAGACCGAGGCGAAGCAGATAGTGCAGGCCAACGACGAAATGGCCGCGCGCGGGCTCCGAGTCCTTGCCATCGCAGACAAGCGATTGCCGCAGACAACGTCTCTTGCCAACATGGCATCTGTCGAGAAGGATTTCACGTTTCTCGGCCTGGTGGGAATGATAGACCCTCCGAGACCCGAAGTCAAGGAAGCCATTCAGGTGGTTCACAGTGTTGGTATGAAGACAATCATGATCACTGGCGACCACAAGCTGACGGCGATGGCGATCGCGAAGGAGCTGGGAATAAACGATCCGGACGATATGGCCCTCACGGGAGAGGAACTGGAACGCATTGGCGAAAAGGAATTCGAGAGGATCGTTGAGAAGGTCACCGTCTACGCCCGTGTGTCCCCCTCCCACAAGCTCAGGATAGTCAAGGCCTGGCAGAAAAAGGGTTGCGTTGTTGCGATGACAGGCGATGGGGTGAACGACGCGCCTGCGTTGAAGAGTGCCGACATTGGCATCTCGATGGGTATCACAGGTACTGACGTCACCAAAGAGGCCTCGGACATGGTTCTGGCGGACGACAACTTCGCGACGATCGTGAAGGCGGTTGAGAAAGGTCGGTGGATCTATGACAACATCAAGAAGTACCTCGCGTTCCTCCTCCAGGCAAACCTTGCCGAGATTGCGGTCCTCACCATATGCGCGCTTTTCGTGTTGCGTCTCGCCGGTTTCGAGGGCGATGAAATCCTCCCATTGCTCCCAGTGCATATCCTTTACATCAATCTGGCCACAGATGGTCTTCCAGCCATCGCTCTGAGCTTCAGCCCGCCCGACCCCGACCTTATGCAGCGTCCTCCGCGCAAGAAGAACGAATCGGTCTTCACGAAGGACGTGAAGCTGTTTCTAGTCAGGGCACTGCTTGTCGAGACGCCAATCCTGATCTTCGCGTTCGTCAGCGCACTGCCTGAGGGCATCGATTCAGCGAGGACGAGACTGTTCCTCACATTCGTCTTTGTCGAACTGGCCATGGCCCTCAATTGCCGGTCGCTCAGGTTCACGTTGGCCAGGGCAAGACCCCACAAATGGCTGCTGTTGGCAGTTGCTTGGGAGGCGTTGCTGATAGTGATCATACTAGCAATTGCCCCTGCGAGGGCTGCTCTCCACCTAACTCTCCCGACTCTTGACGACGTCGCATGGATAGTCGTTGGGATGTCGGCCACGTTCATCGTAGTCGAGGCAATGAAGCGCTACGTCGTCCTCGACAGCGAGATGTCGGACAGCGGCAGAGGGAATTGCATACGTGATTCGTAGGATGCGGTGCTCGGCCCCTCGACGGAGACGGGGGATTCTTCGACAAATCTCTCGATCTCGGAAGGTCGCTCGAAGCCTTCGCGACGGAAGGCCCGGACGACGCATCTCGAGGGCGAGGGGTTCGCTGGAGGTGCCTGGCCGACCAAAGACCAAACGAGTCTCCTGGAGGAATGATACCTTGAGAGCCCGCCATGCGACCGGGCCGCATGGGATGTGATCACGACTTGATTAACGGAACTACGCAAGAGAGCATTATCGGGCATGAAAGTGGGCCCTGAAGCCAAAAAGGTGAGGAGTTGGAGCTGCTCTTCTGCTGCTTCCTTTTTGTCCATCGCCGCGAGGGAGGTACTATCAGTCGGACTTGGGGTCCAGCGTGAGCACAGGACACAGAGACAAATGCATCAACATGATTTCACCGGAAACATCCCACATCTAGCATGGCCTCTCCGCATGGCCGACCCTAGATGTCAAGTCCTGATGTCGATTGGTTCGACGAGGCCCACGGTCCGCATCCATATGAGACGACCGTCAATCGTCGTGTCACCAATGTTCAAATCGCTGCAATCTCAGCATTGTCACCAGAGAAAGAACAAAGAGGATGTTCGATGCTGCCATGAGCGTGGATCTGTGCGGGACGGATCCCGAGTCAATTAGGAAGGCGGGAACCGTAGTCAGAAACGGCGGTCTTGTGGCGTTCCCCACGGAGACCGTATATGGACTTGGAGCTGATGCCCTGAACCCAATTGCGGTTGCGCGAATCTTCGAGGCAAAAAACAGGCCGACATTCGACCCGCTGATCGTGCACTTATGTTCCATGGCAGACGTGAAAAGGCTCTGCACTGGGATCGACAGGCGGGCGACGGAGCTGATCAAGGCTTTCTGGCCTGGGCCACTAACGCTGGTGCTCCCCAAGTCGTCAGCCGTTCCGGGGATAGTCACCGCTGGCCTCCCCACTGTGGCTGTCAGGATGCCATCCCATCCTGTTGCTCTAGCGCTAATAAGGGAGTCGAGGACTCCAATCGCCGCCCCCAGCGCGAACATGTTCGGACGGCTTAGCCCGACCTCTGCGTCCCACGTGGCAGAGCAACTGGGGAGCCGAATCGATCTGATAGTGGACGGTGGGAGGTGCCCGCTCGGGATAGAGTCGACCATCGTAGACCTATCGGGAGACCGCGCTAGCATATGTCGCCTCGGCAGCTTGCCAGTCGAGGATATCGAGAAGGTCATAGGCAGGGTGCGAATAACAAAGCCATCGGCGACAAGGCCGCGGGCACCCGGTCAACTGCCCCGACACTATTCGCCCGAGACTCCAATAAGGCTTGTTGTGTCGACACGCCTGGAAAGGGAATTCAAGGGCAAGAAAGGAGTCGGCTATCTCTCGTTCAAACGTCCCCAGAAGGAATTGCCCTACAAGGCTGTCGAAGTTCTTTCGCCCACGGGAGACCTGCGTGAGGCGGCTGCTAATCTGTTCGCCTGCCTTCACAGGCTTGACGAAGCTGGAGTGGACATCATTCTCGCCGAACCGGTTCCGGAAGTGGGACTGGGCAGGGCAATAATGGACCGGCTCAGAAAGGCGAGCGGTAAAGGAACCCTACAACGTCGTTGCTGACCGGACACGGTACAGGGGGGATTGTTTGCGGTAACGTCAACGAGAAGGATGTCCGCCAATAGGGCGGCGTGTGCGAGGATCCGGATTATGGCCCGGAACATGCTGGTGAGTAAAAGTGGATGCTTCACTTATCGGTACAGAATGAATGAGCCTCGAACTCCGTTTCCTTGCCAGCAAGAAATGCTTTCGCCATTCCATCCCCTTGTTCTTCTTTCCCCCCGCACCCGCTATGCACGACGACGCGTTCCTGTGCGATGCTAGGCGTGGTAGGCCGTCACCCACATTGGCCGCGCAGGGCGGGGCTAGTCCGCGCCTTGGGCGCGCCCAGTTTGAACTGGTTCGCCTTCTCCCCATCCCACGGCAAGAGGCTATCCTATCCCTGGAGTCAAGGACACACTAATCAATCTGGCTTGACTCTCAGGAGAGGCCATATCGTGCCGACGTTCATCCCTTTCCAGGATGTCGCCTTTCAGGGGTTTCTACAGAACACAGAGTCCACAAGGATTAAGTACACACAAAAGCTGATTTCGCGGTGATGCTCGGGCTCTTCAAGTGGAGCGGGTTCAAGACCCATTGGCACCTAAGGGTGCTGTACATCTCCACCTTCCTTCTTCGGACGGCTTTCGGCGCGCTTCTCCTGCTCATCGCGATGTATGTCCCGACCTCAGCCGCTGTCGACGTGGGATTGGATCCAGGGATTACCCAGCAGTCCCGGGAGGATTTCGCCACACTGTTGAACGTCGCTATCATAGCAGTTCCATATCCCCTCGCCGAGATGGTCACTGCCAACTACTTCGGGATCCTGAGCGACAGGGTCGGGAGGAAGCCAGTGATTGTAGCAGGGACCGCCTTGGCAGCAGTCATAGTCGGTCTGTACACTCTCTCGAATAATGTCTGGTATCTGGCGTTCATGCACGGGATACACGGAATTGGAGCGGCAGCGACCGTCGCTCCTGCCATCGCCATGATCGCCGATCATGCGAACTCGTGCGACCGCGGGAGACAGATGGGGTGGTTCGACTACTCCACCTTCCTAGGATACATCCTAGGTGCGGTCGTGGGCGGTTTCATGATTGATCTCACCGGTGCAAGGATCGGTTTCGTAATAATCACGGCCTTGCTCATTGAGTCCGCGGCGATGCTCTACGCGCTGGTGAAATCAGAGAGGCCCATCGTGAGAAGCCAGCACTTTGGCGGTCTTGCTGAACTGAAGCGTGTGTTCAAGGTGCGCGAGGTCCGCCTCATGTTCCCGATCTGGCTCATCATCGCGATCCTTTTGGGGCTCGCGATAACCTATCTCCCAAGGATAATGCTCAGTGAGGATGTCAGCGGATCGACCATTGGGATAATGTTCGCAGCCGCGGGGGTCGCCCTCGGACTGCTGCAACCGTTCTGGGGGAAGGTATCCGACATAGTCGGCAGAATCCCGGTCATGGCCTATGGAGTCTTCAGCATATTTGGCATAGTGGTCATGCTCGTCTTCTTCCCGGATGCGGCCTTCGATATCACCGACGAAGGCGTCGATTTCAAGCTGCTCGGGATGATACCACTGGCAATCATGGGCCTAGGCGCGGGAGCGTTCGTCCCCGCAGCTCTTGCGCTCATGGCAGACACATCTGACGTGGAATGCTACGGAGCCACCATGGGACTGTACTCGTTCGCGCTCGGGTTCGGAGCATTCATCGCAGAGGGGATGGGCCTAGGGATAATCATCGCCAGCAGAGGTGAGAGCGCTCCGACTTGGCTGCTCTATTTCGCAGCAGCCCTGATAGGTCTCGCCGTAGTATTGATGGTGTCCTTCTTCATGACAACTATCATAAAGAAGTGCCTGGTGAAGGCCCGAGATGAGGGCCCATGATAGAGGTTGACGGCTCACACGGTGAGGGCGGAGGACAGATACTCCGCACATCCATCGCCTTGTCATCCGTCCTCAACGAGCCAGTGAAGATCATTAACATCCGAGCGAAGAGGTCGACCCCGGGGCTCGCGCCATCGCATGTTACGAGCATCGAGGCCGTGGCCCAGATCGCAGACGCGGAAGTCGATGGACTCTACCACAGGTCCAAAGAGATAATGTTCAAACCTGGGCAGCTTACGGGCGGGGATTATGAATTCGATGTTGGCACCGCAGGAAGCGTCTCACTGGTGGTCCAGAGCTGCTTGTTGCCGGCGATCCTATCCAAATCGCGGACAGGGCTGACGGTCACGGGAGGGACGGATGTAAGGTGGTCTCCACCAATCGATTTCATGAGACTTGTGCATCTCCCCATGCTGCAGAAGTTCGGGCCGACCTTCGACATCGATACATCTGCTCGCGGGTTCTATCCAGAAGGCGGAGGGAAGGTAAGAGTTGAGATATTCCCGGCCACAAAGTTGAGCCCGGCCGTGCTGAACTCTCAAGGCAAGGTAATGTCAATCGAAGGCATCGCATATGCCCAGAACCTACCGGAGCACGTCGTCTCCAGAATGAAACACTCCGCCCTCAAGCGACTCCTGGATTTCAGAGAAGTGAGGATCGAATCTGACCTTAGAAAGGGCCGCAGCACTGGCGCGGGAATCGTGGTATCGGCAAGTTGCGCGAACACTGTGTTGGGCGCATCGGCATTAGGGGCCAAAGGGGTCAAGTCTGAAGTGCTGGGAGAGGATTGCGCGGCTGACCTTCTCGAAACCATCGGGTCCGGCGCGACAGTCGATGAGCATATGCTGGACCAGATACTGCCATACATGGCACTTGCAGGGGCTGGCTCCATAGTGCTCACTGAAGAGCTGACCGATCACGCAAGGACCAACATATGGGTCATCGAGAGATTCCTTGGAAAGAAGTTCGATGTGACACAGAAGGACGGCCTCACGGAGATAAGGACCATCTAGCCGTACATGCTTGGTCTAATGGGTCTCTTCTCACCACTCTGGGTAGTCGTCTGCTTCTGGATCTCCCTTATATGCTCCTCGATCCTCTGAGCCTCCTCGAAAAGAGGCTTTGCGTCAAAGTCTATCCCAAGGAGGAGATCGTCTATGGCCTCGAGGACCAGGGCGGCGGCCTTTGCATCGGGGAAGTCAGGATGGGCCTCGGCCAGAAGGGTAATCACATCGAAATCCCTCTTCCTACCCTCGTTCAGCAGGATGCCAGCGACTCCTGATATCACGCCCTCCTCAAAGGACTGGATACCATGCTGCTTCAGCATCTCGCGTCCCCTAACCGAACTCGCGATGCCGAAGACGACGTCAGAGATATCGGCGCTATCCCTGAGCTCGGGATCCACAACGAGCCCCTCCGGCGAGACAATCATCTTGCATTTCTGAGCTATTGCCCAATCAACGATCGCATTGGAGATCGGCCTTATGAGGTTCGGGGGGGCCTGGAACTCAGATATGAAAGCCACTATCCGGTCCCCGCTCTTCTCCTTCTTCCCCGCGTATATGCGCACTGGGCTGAGAGGGATCGCATCGCGTATGAGAGACACTGTCGGGAAATGGACCGAATCCATGATGCCTATGTGCTCCATCTCCAAGACCTTGATCAGGTAGTTTGCTGCAATGGAACTGACAAGGCCGACGCTGGGGAAACCATCTATGATGGTTGCGCCCCTGAGGTCGACCCGCTTGAACTCGTAGATCTTGATGTCGTTCCTGTCCATCAGCTGCCCAAATGCTATAGTCCACTAATAAGACTTCGGGGACGGCATCGCTTCAACAGTTTCGACATGGTACGCTACATGAACGAAATCCCTGTGCGGCTCTTTCTGGAACCGTAGGTTGAACCTGAGACAACGATTGACTGACTCTGACATCGGCCGGCTGGGTCTGAGCAGCCTAGAATCACACCTGTTCGTAGCCGCCAATCGAAACGGGCAGGTCATGGGAAGGCGATTGAGCACGCATGACCGTCCCTCATCAGCATTCCCCCAGGGCTAGTTTGTTTTTGGCACTG carries:
- a CDS encoding threonylcarbamoyl-AMP synthase; this encodes MSVDLCGTDPESIRKAGTVVRNGGLVAFPTETVYGLGADALNPIAVARIFEAKNRPTFDPLIVHLCSMADVKRLCTGIDRRATELIKAFWPGPLTLVLPKSSAVPGIVTAGLPTVAVRMPSHPVALALIRESRTPIAAPSANMFGRLSPTSASHVAEQLGSRIDLIVDGGRCPLGIESTIVDLSGDRASICRLGSLPVEDIEKVIGRVRITKPSATRPRAPGQLPRHYSPETPIRLVVSTRLEREFKGKKGVGYLSFKRPQKELPYKAVEVLSPTGDLREAAANLFACLHRLDEAGVDIILAEPVPEVGLGRAIMDRLRKASGKGTLQRRC
- a CDS encoding MFS transporter yields the protein MLGLFKWSGFKTHWHLRVLYISTFLLRTAFGALLLLIAMYVPTSAAVDVGLDPGITQQSREDFATLLNVAIIAVPYPLAEMVTANYFGILSDRVGRKPVIVAGTALAAVIVGLYTLSNNVWYLAFMHGIHGIGAAATVAPAIAMIADHANSCDRGRQMGWFDYSTFLGYILGAVVGGFMIDLTGARIGFVIITALLIESAAMLYALVKSERPIVRSQHFGGLAELKRVFKVREVRLMFPIWLIIAILLGLAITYLPRIMLSEDVSGSTIGIMFAAAGVALGLLQPFWGKVSDIVGRIPVMAYGVFSIFGIVVMLVFFPDAAFDITDEGVDFKLLGMIPLAIMGLGAGAFVPAALALMADTSDVECYGATMGLYSFALGFGAFIAEGMGLGIIIASRGESAPTWLLYFAAALIGLAVVLMVSFFMTTIIKKCLVKARDEGP
- a CDS encoding RNA 3'-terminal phosphate cyclase, translating into MIEVDGSHGEGGGQILRTSIALSSVLNEPVKIINIRAKRSTPGLAPSHVTSIEAVAQIADAEVDGLYHRSKEIMFKPGQLTGGDYEFDVGTAGSVSLVVQSCLLPAILSKSRTGLTVTGGTDVRWSPPIDFMRLVHLPMLQKFGPTFDIDTSARGFYPEGGGKVRVEIFPATKLSPAVLNSQGKVMSIEGIAYAQNLPEHVVSRMKHSALKRLLDFREVRIESDLRKGRSTGAGIVVSASCANTVLGASALGAKGVKSEVLGEDCAADLLETIGSGATVDEHMLDQILPYMALAGAGSIVLTEELTDHARTNIWVIERFLGKKFDVTQKDGLTEIRTI
- a CDS encoding PAC2 family protein; the encoded protein is MDRNDIKIYEFKRVDLRGATIIDGFPSVGLVSSIAANYLIKVLEMEHIGIMDSVHFPTVSLIRDAIPLSPVRIYAGKKEKSGDRIVAFISEFQAPPNLIRPISNAIVDWAIAQKCKMIVSPEGLVVDPELRDSADISDVVFGIASSVRGREMLKQHGIQSFEEGVISGVAGILLNEGRKRDFDVITLLAEAHPDFPDAKAAALVLEAIDDLLLGIDFDAKPLFEEAQRIEEHIREIQKQTTTQSGEKRPIRPSMYG